A stretch of Physeter macrocephalus isolate SW-GA chromosome 1, ASM283717v5, whole genome shotgun sequence DNA encodes these proteins:
- the LOC102988394 gene encoding LOW QUALITY PROTEIN: proline-rich protein 23A-like (The sequence of the model RefSeq protein was modified relative to this genomic sequence to represent the inferred CDS: deleted 1 base in 1 codon; substituted 1 base at 1 genomic stop codon), producing the protein MGSRPRRPSASPVDRWGPHPGGPGPAKRRRTEESAGHEFEEASGPDIVTGTPATGALTSLVVLADGCALHVPLDDVALVLEPEPTSVRQVSLGDRILILVPRSLLGAGIEILGGQDHSALVLVQGGFPSGLKECIALEQGFFYGSVPEIAGXEEVYGEDADAEFLLAGMDAAAGSVTGLLLSAGRAFDPELLGLVPEPSPWGPNTSPERRSPHHDDNLDLHLPEPFPDSPLQPLPPSPCPGPHERPQRPLGTPCKA; encoded by the exons ATGGGCAGCCGGCCCCGCAGGCCCAGCGCCTCCCCTGTGGACCGGTGGGGACCGCATCCCGGAGGACCGGGCCCTGCCAAGCGCCGGCGAACGGAGGAGTCCGCGGGCCACGAGTTCGAGGAGGCGTCCGGCCCGGACATCGTGACAGGGACCCCGGCCACGGGCGCACTCACCTCCCTGGTGGTTCTGGCCGACGGCTGTGCCCTGCACGTGCCCCTGGACGACGTCGCCCTGGTGCTGGAGCCTGAGCCAACGTCCGTGAGGCAAGTGTCTCTTGGAGATCGCATCCTCATACTGGTCCCTCGATCTCTCCTGGGCGCTGGCATTGAAATCCTGGGAGGGCAGGACCACTCAGCTCTTGTCCTGGTA CAGGGCGGTTTCCCGAGCGGTCTCAAGGAATGCATCGCCCTCGAGCAGGGATTCTTCTATGGATCTGTCCCAGAGATCGCTGGCTAAGAAGAGGTCTACGGGGAGGACGCAGACGCCGAGTTCCTGCTGGCTGGGATGGATGCTGCAGCCGGCTCAGTTACTGGGCTCCTCCTCTCCGCTGGAAGGGCGTTCGACCCCGAACTGTTGGGCCTAGTCCCAGAGCCCTCACCTTGGGGCCCCAACACTAGTCCAGAGAGACGCTCTCCTCACCACGACGACAACCTGGACCTCCACCTTCCGGAGCCCTTCCCCGACTCACCACTCCAACCTCTACCTCCCTCTCCTTGTCCAGGTCCTCACGAGCGCCCCCAACGCCCTCTTGGTACTCCGTGCAAGGCCTAG